A window from Chitinophaga filiformis encodes these proteins:
- a CDS encoding helix-turn-helix transcriptional regulator, producing the protein MNTSKPFFEIHTFDQVAHNNQFNNKAPHTHDLIEIIWAVSGECTLKVDMQTYSPKVDQVFGIMPNQLHQFIADEDAQGYIIRFNELFLQEYNSVYHADLLLVLIQSKNVSYSEEIRHEMKTIMDKLIQEYSQKQIYSSDILSRYLNILFIHMSRQSRTEPSANQQNHNIRQAKRFIQLVDQHFKAHKKVSEFADIMCVTPSYLNEAIKKTTGYTAGHHIRQRVILEAKRYAAYSDSSMKEVAWDLGFTDICYFSKLFKKETGYNFTDFKKRQERVLAV; encoded by the coding sequence ATGAATACCAGCAAGCCATTTTTTGAGATCCATACTTTTGACCAGGTTGCACACAATAACCAATTCAATAATAAAGCGCCTCACACACATGATCTCATTGAGATCATCTGGGCAGTTTCCGGGGAATGCACACTGAAGGTCGACATGCAAACTTATTCTCCCAAGGTAGACCAGGTATTCGGCATCATGCCCAATCAATTACATCAGTTTATTGCGGACGAAGATGCTCAGGGATACATCATCCGCTTTAATGAGCTGTTTCTACAGGAGTATAATTCCGTTTATCATGCGGACCTGCTCCTGGTATTGATCCAGTCGAAAAATGTCAGCTATAGTGAGGAGATCCGCCATGAGATGAAAACAATCATGGATAAGCTGATCCAGGAATATTCACAAAAACAGATCTACAGCTCAGATATATTAAGCCGGTACCTGAATATCCTGTTCATTCACATGTCCAGGCAATCACGTACGGAACCATCCGCTAATCAGCAGAATCACAATATCAGGCAGGCAAAACGCTTCATTCAATTGGTCGATCAGCATTTCAAGGCGCATAAGAAGGTATCTGAATTTGCAGATATCATGTGCGTTACTCCCAGTTACCTGAACGAGGCTATAAAAAAGACCACAGGATATACTGCAGGTCACCATATCCGGCAACGTGTTATACTGGAAGCCAAAAGGTATGCTGCCTATTCAGATAGCAGCATGAAAGAGGTTGCGTGGGACCTGGGTTTCACGGACATCTGTTATTTCAGCAAATTATTTAAGAAGGAGACGGGATACAATTTTACGGACTTTAAGAAACGACAGGAGAGAGTATTAGCTGTGTAA
- a CDS encoding TetR/AcrR family transcriptional regulator has protein sequence MPKAKRFDELEVLRKAERVFNEKGYNGTSMDDLVQATGLSRSSIYDTFGDKHGLFLKALGNYQDAQNNAMEELLSKTNSYKKKIRTVFDYMINDIVTDKARKGCMMVNANMELNSVDKEVAQMALTTMEDMEQQFYMWIKEGQATGEISKKFPAKALARNLYNNIMGLRVTGRNRPDYDALREMIKITLSLLDQ, from the coding sequence ATGCCGAAAGCAAAACGATTTGATGAATTGGAAGTGCTAAGGAAGGCCGAGCGAGTATTCAATGAAAAAGGATATAATGGCACTTCCATGGACGATCTCGTTCAGGCAACGGGACTAAGCCGTAGTAGCATTTATGATACCTTTGGTGATAAACATGGATTATTCCTGAAGGCACTTGGAAATTACCAGGATGCCCAGAATAATGCTATGGAAGAACTGCTGTCTAAAACTAACAGCTATAAAAAGAAGATCCGCACAGTATTCGATTATATGATAAACGATATTGTAACAGATAAAGCGCGGAAAGGCTGTATGATGGTAAATGCCAATATGGAATTGAACTCCGTGGATAAAGAAGTGGCTCAGATGGCCTTAACCACCATGGAGGATATGGAACAGCAGTTCTATATGTGGATAAAGGAAGGGCAGGCTACCGGTGAGATCTCAAAGAAGTTTCCGGCCAAAGCCCTGGCCAGGAATCTGTACAATAATATCATGGGCCTTCGTGTAACAGGGCGCAACCGCCCTGATTATGATGCTCTCCGTGAAATGATAAAAATTACCTTGTCTTTACTGGATCAATAA
- a CDS encoding SDR family oxidoreductase, giving the protein MKKLQNKTALVTGGNSGIGFATAKEFIQQGAKVIITGRNAAALEEARQSLGENAFTLLSDASDMEDVFKLQQQVKGIFPSLDILFINAGVAKLAPFETISETQYDETFNINVKSAYFTIQQLLPLFNDGGSIILNTSINSHIGMANTTLYAASKGALITLARTLSTELLPRKIRVNAISPGPVKTPLYDKFGFEKEQADAVQAGIASQIPMGRFGTPEEIARIVTFFASEDSSFVIGAELIADGGMITL; this is encoded by the coding sequence ATGAAAAAGTTACAAAATAAAACAGCTCTTGTTACAGGTGGAAATAGTGGTATCGGGTTTGCCACTGCAAAAGAATTCATTCAACAGGGCGCAAAAGTGATTATCACCGGCCGTAATGCCGCCGCCCTGGAAGAAGCAAGACAGTCATTGGGAGAGAATGCATTTACATTGCTTTCCGATGCGTCTGATATGGAGGATGTATTCAAACTGCAACAACAGGTAAAGGGTATTTTCCCAAGTCTGGATATACTGTTTATAAACGCAGGCGTAGCTAAGTTGGCTCCTTTTGAAACGATTAGTGAGACACAATACGATGAGACATTTAATATCAATGTTAAGAGTGCTTACTTCACGATTCAGCAGCTATTACCTTTATTCAACGATGGAGGATCCATTATCCTCAATACATCCATCAACAGCCACATAGGTATGGCTAATACCACATTGTACGCTGCCAGTAAAGGAGCATTGATAACCCTGGCACGTACACTGTCGACCGAACTGTTACCTCGTAAGATCAGAGTGAACGCCATCAGCCCCGGTCCTGTCAAAACACCGCTTTATGATAAATTTGGTTTTGAGAAAGAACAGGCGGATGCGGTTCAGGCAGGTATAGCATCGCAGATACCAATGGGTAGATTTGGTACGCCGGAAGAAATAGCCCGTATCGTCACTTTCTTTGCTTCTGAAGACAGCAGCTTTGTAATAGGTGCAGAACTGATCGCTGACGGAGGGATGATCACACTGTAA